In one Dermacentor variabilis isolate Ectoservices chromosome 4, ASM5094787v1, whole genome shotgun sequence genomic region, the following are encoded:
- the LOC142577889 gene encoding putative gamma-glutamylcyclotransferase CG2811 — MQATGMASEIWHHVFVYGTLKSGERNHNFLNNTDNGHSTLVGQARTIKKWPLVLLSAFQLPCLLPCDGVGHEVCGEVYQVDSRMLEVVDHLEWHPRLYVRSQEDVELLSHGGCRLKAWIYFVREFDRQLLSLPYVVNFTGKPGIEWPEYIGDNEKTRRFIEATFPEIISTDDTNEGQPSE; from the exons ATGCAAGCTACGGGAATGGCGTCAGAGATTTGGCACCATGTGTTCGTCTATGGAACTCTCAAGAGTGGAGAGAGGAACCACAACTTCCTGAATAACACCGACAACGGTCACTCTACGCTAGTTGGCCAGGCGAGGACGATCAAGAAATGGCCGCTGGTTCTCCTGTCCGCGTTTCAGCTACCATGTCTTCTTCCGTGCGATGGTGTTGGCCAC GAAGTATGCGGCGAAGTCTACCAAGTGGATTCACGGATGTTGGAGGTCGTGGACCACCTCGAGTGGCACCCCCGCCTATACGTTAGGTCGCAGGAAGACGTAGAGTTGCTTTCGCATGGCGGCTGCAGGCTCAAAGCGTGGATCTACTTTGTGCGTGAATTTGATCGACAGCTGCTGTCGCTTCCTTACGTGGTGAACTTCACCGGAAAACCGGGGATCGAGTGGCCAGAGTATATCGGCGACAATGAGAAAACACGACGCTTCATAGAGGCCACATTTCCGGAAATCATCAGTACTGATGACACCAACGAAGGCCAGCCTTCAGAATAG